Genomic DNA from Solanum dulcamara chromosome 4, daSolDulc1.2, whole genome shotgun sequence:
AGCTGTTTTTACTGATATGATGTCAAATTGGTTTCCTTTATGAGTAAGGTTGTCTGTGTTATGTGATACACATGTTTTTGTTTTTAACTAATTATGTAATAAGTTCAACTGTCTTTACCAatctttcttgatttatttgtttttcataGTTAAGCTTAAGAACCAAATTATAAGAACAATGTGTGACAAGATTTTGACAGGGAGTTTTGATTGCTATGTTGTGTCAATGAGTGTACAAGAGTGACGAGGCCTTTCTCAACATACCCTTTTGTTGGCATAAGACTATGGGAatcttttgttttgtttctttttattattttgcttaGGACTGGAAATTCCCTATTATGACGACGGTTGTGTTCGTCTTGGATCTGGCCATGCCCTTTTGGGCTGGTCAGGCTCATGCGACCCCGACCTCAATGAGGAATCCCTACCTTTTCAAGGTAGGGGATAATGTCTGCGTACACACTATCCTTGCTAAATTTCTTGTGGATACTATCATGTAAtattgctcggactcttcaaaaataccACCTGGTGcttgtcggatcctccaaaagtagtgtattttttAAAGGATCAGACACAGGTGTggcaacatttttggagagtccgagcaacatagctaTCATAAAATCTTAATTCATAAGAGTGCAAAACGTGGCTGGTGCCTTACCGAACGGCATCACGTACTTGTGGTATTTGGTAAACAAGGCCCTGATTCTGTTTTTGTTTGTATTTGTGTTGTTTTGCATCTTGTTGCAGCTTTAATGTAGATAATGTCCCCATAAGAGAGATCAAGAGGACACAAGCCATGGGTGGGGACTTCCCGTCTAAGCCAATGTCTTTGATAGCTACAATATGGGATGGTTCTGATTGGGCTACAAATGGTGGAAAATACAAAGTCAATTACAAATACGCCCCGTATATTGCTGAGTTCTCCGATTTCATCCTCCACGGATGTGCGGTCGATCCAATCGAACTATCATCCAAATGTCACGATACTACGCCAAAAACTCCATCGATCCCTACCGGTATCACCCCTGACCAAAGACGAAAAATGGAGAACTTCAGAAAGATGCAAATGCAATATTCCTACTGCTACGACAGGACTCGATATAAGGTCCCTCCTCCCGAGTGTGTGATTGACCCTAAGGAAGCCGAACGACTCCGATCATTTGACCCCATTACATTTGGAGGATCCCACCACCATCACGGGAAACGACACCGTCGGAGCAGATCAAAGTTGaaggatgatgatgatgtatccTTTAGGTAAAAAAAAACCAATGCCATAAGTTTTTCTCTATATTGTCACATGATGATGAGTGATCATTTGAggttttgttatattcacatgtGAATAGAGGATATATAAAAAGGAGAAGATTTCAATATATTGTTGGGGGTATGTATATAAGTCATACCTATTTAGAGGTCCCAAGCCATGTTCTAGTTGATGTTTTTTGTTGTGTGggcctttaattttataaattcaaCTTGTTGGTGATTTTGTGTACTTTTTTTCTGTGACACTTTATAATAAATGAATGCATAGTACAAAGATTATTTATTATACTTTTGTGTGTTCTTTAAGCATGTTTGTTTCTATTCATGATGTCTTATTATAAGTTTTTTGGGCCTCTCTTGGCATGTTGCGAGGACCATTTGTCAAATGGTTGGCTACAAGAATCCAAAGTGTCTGATtttaactgctggaaatctaaagaccatattattatttttatattcttcaaggAAGAATATTAGGATTTGAAGTTTGGTCATTTGTTTTGCCAAGTGAGCTTCAATAGTTTACCTCCAAAAGTTGGGTGGTGCGGTAATATtaagaatgaaattttattctTAAAGAGGTTTTGAAATCAAGTTTTGAAAATGAAGTCGTTTTTTAGACTAGCGGTTTACCTTTAAAAGTGAGCTTCAATAGTTTACTTCCAAAAGTTGGGTGGCATAGTAAGTACACATTTATTCTTAATCAGAAGTCTTGAATTCTAACATtaggaatgaaattttattctTAAAGAGGTCTTGAATTCAAGCTTTGAGAATGGAGTCACCTTTCGGAGTAACATTTTACCTCCAAAAGCGGAACTTTTTGTTGAAGTAATTTCACCATGTAGCCTATTTGCACACTGCCATTTAAGGTCATCTTTTAACATTTTACATCCACTTCAAACATTTGAATTTATCATGGTTGCAAGCTCGAATAAATGTGTCTGGAGTCACAAATATGAAAATTGTTTAAATTAAGTGGGTGTAGccaaaaaaacttgaaaatactTGCAGTGATAAAGATTGGTAGTTCAAGATTCAGAAAAATTACTTACAattttgaatatatatgtttGGAACTTCAAAAATACATGTTTGATGTTAGGTCTTTGACAAGCAAAACTCAAGTAAAAATGTGGGAGATTTGCTACCAAACTTAATACATGAATTACTTCAATCGCGTATGCCTGAAATTAGTTCTGAAATGGCTAAGCTTGCAAATTTTTATGTCATGACTAAGCTTAAAAATGGTCCAAAGTGTCTTGTTTGTGCACTTGCTCCTTTTTGACGCGAATTTGAATTAGTTAATCcccaaaataaattttgaacaccaaatgaaaaaaaagCTTCAATACTTTTATGTGATAACAATACGAGTGGGTAATTTAGATTTTAGAATATGATTTCTcacaaaatagggaaacaaaacaaataacATAGCTATTCCATTTGGATATAACTTAGTTCTAGTCCCATAGTTGAAGGGGAGCCATGGAGCAAATATTTTTGTCGCCACGTAACTTATAGGTCACATATTTAAGCCATGAAATCAACAACTGATGACAAGTTCGAGCCGTGGAACTATCAACTGATGCTTGCATAAGGGTAGGTTATCTACATCACATGCAACCCTTCCTCAAACCCTGCCTGCATGCGAGATGCTTAGTATTTTGTTGTAATTTAGAAGATTTTTACATGTTGAAAGTACTGAGTTCAGATGAAACCAGTAATTTAAATCTGCATCCGATATCCAAACAATTAACCCAATAACTCAATAATTGATTCGAGTTATTGGTTTAACCGTTAATTTGCACCACCTTAAGTTGAGCAGGTGAAATATATCACCTAACGAGAAGAAAAGAGAGGGTAACTCTCCCACAATAACTTGGCTTTCAACCATAACAACGATAACATACTCAGTATAGTCCCACAAAGTGAGATCCTCACGtccttacccctacctcataGGTAGAGATACTGTTTCCAATAGATCCTCGGCTCAAGGATTTCAATCAAAGGATTAACCAAAACATAAGTGCTAAAAATAGAAGCTTAAAGACTGGTAAAACAACCAAAAAAGAGCCAAGAAAAATCAATGCCTCTTGTTCTCTTGGTCTTGACTTCAACTACTAGCTTGAAGCCTTAATGGCTCAAAAGGTACCCCCATCATGATCATGATGTAAATGTTCTATCTCAAAACAGAACCCCAAAAGTAATAttgttatgaaaaaattttgAACAAAAAAGAAACATTTTCGAGTCGGGTGATAACTTGGGAAGTTAGTTGTCGACTGGCGTAGATGGGGCATCAGAAGATTGAGAGTTATGTTCCTCTACTTGAAGCATACTACTGACTGTATTTTTCATCTTCAGTAACTGTGTTTCTCCATATGTTAAATAACCGTGATCGCGACTTAAACAACATTCAATCAGAACCGACGTCTACCCCttttttcttcaagaattcCCTGGCTTCAACAATATCCTACAGAAGAAACAACAAATGAACAATGATGATATATGCTTCTAGTTATGTTTCCATCAAATTCCGTCATCCTTTTCTGGACCCTTTTTCCAATTATATGATCCTTTAATTCACAATGAAATGCCAAGAAGCCGAATCCCTTGTTTTCCCGGCACTATCTTGGCTAACAATAACCCTGTCAGCTAGCAGTATAGTATGCAACTATGTTGCTCAGATTCTCTAAAAATGTTACTGCCCTCCTCCACTTTTGGAGGATCCGGCACCAGCCcgtcaacatttttgaagagtctgagcaacatagGTAGGCAATTGAATGAAATGTGCAACTGTACCTGCTGTAAGAAAAGAGCCTCTTGAGGACATGTGGGAAAATTCATTAGACCAACACCAACCATTAACAGACCATAGCAACCAAGGGACACAATGAGGTATAGAGGCAACTGCAACAACGACCGCAAAAAATTAAGAATCATTGAAAAGTAAGAAACTTTAACCAAATGCCATTGCCAAAGGTAAAAGAAAGATGGTCAGTCAATTAGAGCTCACCAGCCAGGTATAGCTCTCCGGAATAGTTGATGTCTGCAACAAGCCTATCCAAACAGCAGTTACTGCAAGCAAGAACGCCAAAATCTTCACGATATGTTTCATTGGATCTGCGGCGATGCGTTACTTTGATGTGAGTACTAGAGGAGACTAAAGCTTTCCATTGACTAACATATAATAGAAGTCAACGACTGAAACATTAAGAAGCCAACTAAATAAACTTTCAGGGtatgtttggtatgaaggaaaataagaggttttcttacttattttccgTTGTTTGGGGGGTGAGTGAAATATTTACCATTCTTTGGTTGTAAGGAGAAAGTTACTTTGCTGTTAATACTACAAAAATAGCTTCCTGTCCTATTCTTTCACCCCCACCCCTCATCCCCCATGCATCCCCATCCTAGACAAATTGATCTACGTCTATAAAACAAAAAAGGGATTATTACACAGTATAACCGGCACACAAAAAAGTAGCCGAcaaatgtataatatatgtatatacgtGAGTAGCCGTGTATAATTTATGTAGATCGGCTAgggattttaaatatttttggccAAGCGGCCAAATGTGTAGAAAGCCACAAATAAATGCATTGTTAACGTTAAACTTCACGGCCTACGTGGATGTCCAATGTTAGTTGATTATGATCATTCCTTCGGGAGTAAACTACTTATCTTTGTCAGAATCAAATCCAACGCAAGAAAACAGAAAGCAAAGACCAccatattatttttcaaaaagttaTAAAAGCTTAAAATCCAGACTAAGAAAATACTGGATGATgcaaaaactaacaaaattctGGAGCACTATATGAAAGCCAACAACTAAAATCCGGTATGGTTACAGAAGATCAGATAAAAAGATGAAGAACTAAAACCTACTGTCAACCCCATCTAGCAATGTTCTTCAAACCCATTGACAAAGACAACATCTTGAGTTCTTTCTCACCTGCAAATTGAATTTCATATTCTATACAACAAACTTCCATCTGGCTTAGTTTTTACTAGTCAATTTCCAGTTATCCAAGTTGTGAAAACTAGGtgcttttttctttcttgatcatattatatatagattttgcattttgcattagaaaatgcaattcatcaaaggCACTTTGTTTGGtattaaattataaatcatCATCATCCAGTGTTCTTAATGGCTTTATTCAAGATTTTCCTTTTGCCTTCATCCTTTGTTGTTCTTTTTATCTAATATCCGGCCAAAGTTTCGATTACCCACTGCAAATCTTTCTACAACTTGGGTCAACAGTGTTTCTGCACCCCATTCAGCGGATTTCACTGATGGCTCAAGAATAAGGGCCATACTACTCAGAGGAACTTTTAGTCTAAAATATGCTTGTGGTTTCTACTGTAATGATAATTGTGATAGTTACCTCTTTGCGATATTCATTGTGCAAACCAACAGCGCTTCCCAAATTACTTCTCCCGGGATTAGATTCCCACAAACTGTTTGGTCTGCTAACCGGAACAATCCGGTTAAGAACATTTCTACTTTGCAACTTACAGCAGAAGGATTAGTGCTCAGAAATGCTGATGGTACTTTGTCTTGGTCAACAAACACTGCTGGCAAATCTGTTGTTGGCTTAAGCTTGACCAATGAGGGGAATCTTGTTCTGTTTGATTCCAAGAACACAACTTTTTGGCAATCTTTCGATCACCCAACTGATGCTTTAGTTCCATGGCAGAAGTTAGTATCCGGGATGAAACTAACAGCAAGTGTTTCAACAACAAACTGGACTTAAAgaggtttgttttctttctctGCTACTGATAGTGGTTTAGTTGCTTTCGTAGAGTCAAATCCTCCACAAAAATGAAGCATCTGATACCCTTCGGGGTGGCCCAGTGGTTTGGACTTGGGATTTCCATGTTGGTggtctcaagttcgaaacccCTAGCCAGCGAAAGCAAGGGGTTTGCCTTCTGGGTCGAGCGTGCGGGTTACCTCTCCTGTGTGGTTTGCAAGCTATTGCATAGGAGTGGTGTTTTTTACCAGCGGTTGCGGGTTtcccttgtcataaaaaaaattaaaaaaaaataaatgaagcaTCTGTTGATGGATTGAATCCTAGTGGAGGCTCCAATTATGTTATGCATTTGGATGGAAGCTTAATTATTCACAAATTCGAGTGATACCACCGAGTGGATTCTGGTTTCTATTACTCCAGCATCCTCTTCTCAATATATGAAACTCGAGTCCAATGGACACTTGAAAGTGTACGATGGCAAAGTCGGTGGAGAGAGGTGGATGATCTCTTGACAGACTTTCGTGGGGAATGAAATTACCCCCCAGTCTCTGTAAGATATGGCATTTGCACAATGGGACAACTACATTGTCCCATAAGCTCCAATTCAACTACCTCTTTCAGACCGA
This window encodes:
- the LOC129887906 gene encoding probable xyloglucan endotransglucosylase/hydrolase protein 28, with the translated sequence MVNYHLFFFIFLSCILVLVSGFSRNMSILAFDEGYSHLFGDNNLMILKDGKSVHISLDKRTGAGFVSQDLYLHGYFSASIKLPADYTAGVVVAFYMSNGDMFEKNHDEIDFEFLGNIRGKDWRIQTNIYGNGSTDVGREERYGLWFDPSEDFHQYSILWTENLIIFNVDNVPIREIKRTQAMGGDFPSKPMSLIATIWDGSDWATNGGKYKVNYKYAPYIAEFSDFILHGCAVDPIELSSKCHDTTPKTPSIPTGITPDQRRKMENFRKMQMQYSYCYDRTRYKVPPPECVIDPKEAERLRSFDPITFGGSHHHHGKRHRRSRSKLKDDDDVSFR
- the LOC129887908 gene encoding dolichol-phosphate mannose synthase subunit 3 isoform X2, whose translation is MKHIVKILAFLLAVTAVWIGLLQTSTIPESYTWLLPLYLIVSLGCYGLLMVGVGLMNFPTCPQEALFLQQAGFEEGLHVM
- the LOC129887908 gene encoding dolichol-phosphate mannose synthase subunit 3 isoform X1; this encodes MKHIVKILAFLLAVTAVWIGLLQTSTIPESYTWLLPLYLIVSLGCYGLLMVGVGLMNFPTCPQEALFLQQDIVEAREFLKKKGVDVGSD